A part of Rhodamnia argentea isolate NSW1041297 chromosome 8, ASM2092103v1, whole genome shotgun sequence genomic DNA contains:
- the LOC115726147 gene encoding dof zinc finger protein DOF3.6-like isoform X1: MVFSSIPVYLDPPNWPQQQANQQPGASSEIPQLPLPPPPLPAGGGGTGSIRPGSMADRARLAKIPQPEAGLKCPRCESANTKFCYFNNYSLTQPRHFCKTCRRYWTRGGALRNVPVGGGCRRNKRSKGGRSKSPGTTERQAASGSTTSCSGVGASSTGAAVDVIGHLVPPPSQLPFLPPLHNLNDFISSDVGLNFGPAAQSQLAAARRSLVPDVEFQIGSSSGGGAQLLPSGLSDHQWRLNPLHHQVQQFPFFSSLQTPSYPLEGEVSASELLPNKPLDHSTGIAHQMGSTAKMEENQRLNLSRNLNFSSGVSSSSNNHEHFWGGNNNAWTDLSGFSSSSTSHLL; encoded by the exons ATGGTGTTCTCATCCATTCCAGTCTATCTAGATCCACCCAACTGGCCACAG cagcaagcaaatcaacaaCCAGGAGCAAGCAGTGAGATTCCCCAGCTTCCGCTGCCGCCGCCCCCTCTGCCGGCCGGAGGGGGCGGTACAGGCTCCATCCGGCCCGGTTCCATGGCCGATCGGGCTCGGCTGGCCAAGATTCCCCAGCCCGAGGCTGGGCTTAAGTGCCCTCGGTGCGAGTCGGCAAACACCAAGTTCTGCTACTTCAACAACTACAGCCTTACGCAGCCGCGCCACTTCTGCAAGACTTGCCGCCGGTACTGGACTCGAGGAGGCGCGCTGAGGAACGTGCCAGTTGGCGGCGGCTGCCGGAGGAACAAGCGGAGCAAGGGCGGCAGATCCAAGTCCCCCGGCACCACGGAGCGACAAGCTGCTTCGGGCTCCACCACCAGCTGCAGTGGAGTTGGCGCCTCCTCTACCGGTGCTGCTGTGGACGTCATCGGTCATTTGGTCCCGCCACCATCGCAATTGCCCTTCTTACCGCCTTTGCATAATCTGAACGACTTTATCTCAAGCGACGTGGGGTTGAACTTCGGACCGGCAGCACAGTCCCAGCTGGCGGCGGCTCGGAGGAGCCTGGTGCCCGATGTCGAATTTCAAATCGGGTCGAGCAGTGGAGGAGGCGCACAACTATTGCCGAGTGGACTGAGTGATCATCAGTGGAGGTTGAATCCATTGCATCACCAAGTTCAGCaattccctttcttttccaGTTTGCAGACACCATCATACCCTTTGGAAGGTGAAGTCAGTGCAAGCGAACTCCTACCCAATAAGCCATTGGATCATTCTACTGGAATTGCCCATCAAATGGGGTCAACAgcgaaaatggaagaaaatcaACGGTTGAATCTGTCGAGAAATTTGAACTTCTCATCAGGAGTGTCATCATCAAGCAATAACCATGAGCACTTTTGGGGTGGCAATAATAATGCATGGACTGATCTGTCCGGCTTCTCATCGTCTTCCACCAGTCATCTTTTGTGA
- the LOC115726147 gene encoding dof zinc finger protein DOF3.6-like isoform X2 produces MVFSSIPVYLDPPNWPQQANQQPGASSEIPQLPLPPPPLPAGGGGTGSIRPGSMADRARLAKIPQPEAGLKCPRCESANTKFCYFNNYSLTQPRHFCKTCRRYWTRGGALRNVPVGGGCRRNKRSKGGRSKSPGTTERQAASGSTTSCSGVGASSTGAAVDVIGHLVPPPSQLPFLPPLHNLNDFISSDVGLNFGPAAQSQLAAARRSLVPDVEFQIGSSSGGGAQLLPSGLSDHQWRLNPLHHQVQQFPFFSSLQTPSYPLEGEVSASELLPNKPLDHSTGIAHQMGSTAKMEENQRLNLSRNLNFSSGVSSSSNNHEHFWGGNNNAWTDLSGFSSSSTSHLL; encoded by the exons ATGGTGTTCTCATCCATTCCAGTCTATCTAGATCCACCCAACTGGCCACAG caagcaaatcaacaaCCAGGAGCAAGCAGTGAGATTCCCCAGCTTCCGCTGCCGCCGCCCCCTCTGCCGGCCGGAGGGGGCGGTACAGGCTCCATCCGGCCCGGTTCCATGGCCGATCGGGCTCGGCTGGCCAAGATTCCCCAGCCCGAGGCTGGGCTTAAGTGCCCTCGGTGCGAGTCGGCAAACACCAAGTTCTGCTACTTCAACAACTACAGCCTTACGCAGCCGCGCCACTTCTGCAAGACTTGCCGCCGGTACTGGACTCGAGGAGGCGCGCTGAGGAACGTGCCAGTTGGCGGCGGCTGCCGGAGGAACAAGCGGAGCAAGGGCGGCAGATCCAAGTCCCCCGGCACCACGGAGCGACAAGCTGCTTCGGGCTCCACCACCAGCTGCAGTGGAGTTGGCGCCTCCTCTACCGGTGCTGCTGTGGACGTCATCGGTCATTTGGTCCCGCCACCATCGCAATTGCCCTTCTTACCGCCTTTGCATAATCTGAACGACTTTATCTCAAGCGACGTGGGGTTGAACTTCGGACCGGCAGCACAGTCCCAGCTGGCGGCGGCTCGGAGGAGCCTGGTGCCCGATGTCGAATTTCAAATCGGGTCGAGCAGTGGAGGAGGCGCACAACTATTGCCGAGTGGACTGAGTGATCATCAGTGGAGGTTGAATCCATTGCATCACCAAGTTCAGCaattccctttcttttccaGTTTGCAGACACCATCATACCCTTTGGAAGGTGAAGTCAGTGCAAGCGAACTCCTACCCAATAAGCCATTGGATCATTCTACTGGAATTGCCCATCAAATGGGGTCAACAgcgaaaatggaagaaaatcaACGGTTGAATCTGTCGAGAAATTTGAACTTCTCATCAGGAGTGTCATCATCAAGCAATAACCATGAGCACTTTTGGGGTGGCAATAATAATGCATGGACTGATCTGTCCGGCTTCTCATCGTCTTCCACCAGTCATCTTTTGTGA
- the LOC115726147 gene encoding dof zinc finger protein DOF3.6-like isoform X3, producing MADRARLAKIPQPEAGLKCPRCESANTKFCYFNNYSLTQPRHFCKTCRRYWTRGGALRNVPVGGGCRRNKRSKGGRSKSPGTTERQAASGSTTSCSGVGASSTGAAVDVIGHLVPPPSQLPFLPPLHNLNDFISSDVGLNFGPAAQSQLAAARRSLVPDVEFQIGSSSGGGAQLLPSGLSDHQWRLNPLHHQVQQFPFFSSLQTPSYPLEGEVSASELLPNKPLDHSTGIAHQMGSTAKMEENQRLNLSRNLNFSSGVSSSSNNHEHFWGGNNNAWTDLSGFSSSSTSHLL from the coding sequence ATGGCCGATCGGGCTCGGCTGGCCAAGATTCCCCAGCCCGAGGCTGGGCTTAAGTGCCCTCGGTGCGAGTCGGCAAACACCAAGTTCTGCTACTTCAACAACTACAGCCTTACGCAGCCGCGCCACTTCTGCAAGACTTGCCGCCGGTACTGGACTCGAGGAGGCGCGCTGAGGAACGTGCCAGTTGGCGGCGGCTGCCGGAGGAACAAGCGGAGCAAGGGCGGCAGATCCAAGTCCCCCGGCACCACGGAGCGACAAGCTGCTTCGGGCTCCACCACCAGCTGCAGTGGAGTTGGCGCCTCCTCTACCGGTGCTGCTGTGGACGTCATCGGTCATTTGGTCCCGCCACCATCGCAATTGCCCTTCTTACCGCCTTTGCATAATCTGAACGACTTTATCTCAAGCGACGTGGGGTTGAACTTCGGACCGGCAGCACAGTCCCAGCTGGCGGCGGCTCGGAGGAGCCTGGTGCCCGATGTCGAATTTCAAATCGGGTCGAGCAGTGGAGGAGGCGCACAACTATTGCCGAGTGGACTGAGTGATCATCAGTGGAGGTTGAATCCATTGCATCACCAAGTTCAGCaattccctttcttttccaGTTTGCAGACACCATCATACCCTTTGGAAGGTGAAGTCAGTGCAAGCGAACTCCTACCCAATAAGCCATTGGATCATTCTACTGGAATTGCCCATCAAATGGGGTCAACAgcgaaaatggaagaaaatcaACGGTTGAATCTGTCGAGAAATTTGAACTTCTCATCAGGAGTGTCATCATCAAGCAATAACCATGAGCACTTTTGGGGTGGCAATAATAATGCATGGACTGATCTGTCCGGCTTCTCATCGTCTTCCACCAGTCATCTTTTGTGA